From the genome of Nakamurella flavida, one region includes:
- a CDS encoding deoxyribonuclease IV, whose product MTVPVLGVHVGAREDDADPVAEARAAGADAVQIFLADPQGWKAPKEHPHAAELRDGDLQVFVHAPYIINVASTNNRIRIPSRKLITTHATAAAALGAKGLVVHGGHVAGDDDPAVGFDNWRKTFERQAAEGGFAVPVFIENTAGGDKAMARQLEAIARLWDAVGEFGAGFVLDTCHAHAGGLDLATVVDDVLAITGRIDLVHCNNSRDGADSGRDRHAPLVGGEISTAALVEVVRRAQAPVILETPGDAESRASEIALLRDALG is encoded by the coding sequence GTGACCGTTCCCGTGCTCGGAGTCCATGTCGGTGCCCGCGAGGACGACGCCGATCCCGTCGCCGAGGCCCGGGCGGCGGGCGCCGATGCGGTGCAGATCTTCCTGGCCGACCCGCAGGGGTGGAAGGCGCCCAAGGAGCACCCGCACGCCGCGGAGCTGCGGGACGGCGACCTGCAGGTCTTCGTCCACGCGCCCTACATCATCAACGTGGCGTCGACGAACAACCGGATCCGCATCCCGAGCCGCAAGCTGATCACCACCCACGCCACCGCCGCGGCCGCGCTCGGTGCGAAGGGTCTGGTCGTGCACGGCGGTCACGTGGCCGGTGACGACGATCCCGCCGTCGGATTCGACAACTGGCGCAAGACCTTCGAGCGGCAGGCCGCCGAGGGCGGTTTCGCGGTGCCCGTGTTCATCGAGAACACCGCGGGCGGGGACAAGGCGATGGCCCGGCAGCTGGAGGCCATCGCAAGGCTGTGGGACGCGGTCGGCGAGTTCGGGGCCGGGTTCGTCCTGGACACCTGCCACGCCCATGCCGGCGGACTCGACCTGGCCACCGTCGTCGACGACGTCCTGGCCATCACCGGGCGCATCGACCTGGTGCACTGCAACAACTCCCGGGACGGGGCCGACTCCGGCCGGGACCGGCACGCCCCGCTCGTCGGCGGGGAGATCTCCACCGCCGCCCTCGTCGAGGTGGTGCGGCGCGCCCAGGCGCCGGTCATCCTGGAGACGCCGGGTGACGCGGAGTCCCGCGCGAGCGAGATCGCGTTGCTGCGGGACGCTCTCGGCTGA
- a CDS encoding NAD(P)-dependent oxidoreductase has translation MRVAVLGTGIMGAGVTRSLLRAGHQVVVWNRNRARAEPLTSDGATVADTPTEAVADAEVVLAVLYDTASVLDVLGEAAGSAAARTIWVQMSTIGLDGTQAVAALAAERGLTLVEAMMLGTRAPAEQGKLVLLTAGDPATLDRLTPVFDAVSVRTVAAGPDLGAATALKLAANAWVASLTALVGQSLSLADGLGVDPDLFLQAIAGGATDTPYAHVKGRAMLSGDFDPSFALDGARKDLGLIRAAADRAGVSGEILGAVSTLYDRASEAGHGEQDMAAVVTAFRD, from the coding sequence GTGCGCGTTGCCGTGCTGGGTACCGGGATCATGGGCGCCGGGGTCACCCGTTCCCTGCTGCGCGCCGGCCACCAGGTCGTGGTGTGGAACCGCAACCGGGCCAGGGCCGAACCGCTCACCAGCGACGGCGCCACCGTGGCCGACACGCCCACCGAGGCGGTCGCCGACGCCGAGGTCGTGCTCGCCGTGCTCTACGACACCGCCTCCGTCCTCGACGTGCTGGGCGAGGCGGCCGGGTCCGCGGCGGCACGGACGATCTGGGTGCAGATGTCGACCATCGGGCTGGACGGCACGCAGGCGGTGGCCGCCCTGGCCGCGGAGCGCGGCCTGACCCTGGTCGAGGCGATGATGCTGGGCACCCGGGCGCCGGCTGAGCAGGGGAAGCTGGTCCTGCTCACCGCGGGGGACCCGGCCACCCTGGATCGCCTCACCCCGGTGTTCGACGCCGTGTCCGTCCGGACGGTGGCCGCCGGCCCCGACCTCGGCGCGGCCACCGCGCTCAAGCTGGCCGCCAACGCCTGGGTCGCCTCGTTGACCGCGCTGGTCGGTCAGTCGCTCTCCCTGGCCGACGGTCTCGGGGTGGACCCGGACCTGTTCCTGCAGGCCATCGCGGGCGGCGCCACCGACACCCCGTACGCCCACGTCAAGGGCAGGGCCATGCTCAGCGGTGACTTCGACCCGTCCTTCGCCCTGGACGGGGCCCGCAAGGATCTCGGCCTGATCCGGGCCGCGGCCGACCGTGCCGGCGTGTCCGGGGAGATCCTGGGCGCGGTGTCCACCCTGTACGACCGGGCGAGCGAGGCCGGACACGGCGAGCAGGACATGGCTGCGGTGGTCACCGCCTTCCGCGACTGA